The window ATGGTTCGCGGTCGGATGTCGTACCGCTTGAGAAGTCGAGCCAGTCCAGACTGGGTGAGCGGCTGGCCTCGTCGCCATTCGGGCCATGGCCTGTCTTCCATCTTCGTCAATACGGCGACAATCTGCTCCGAAGACATACGATCCACGCCGCGACCTTCAAACAGATCGCGAAGGTCTGAAAGAAGTTGAACACCGGGCGTGCTATCGCCCTCGCGATCCGAGCGATTCAGATCCAATGCGGCACGACGGGCTCGCTCTGGCCAATCCCCACCGGCTGCATCTGCGATCCCGAGCAAGGGGCGCCAGTTGTCCTGGGCGCGGTCGTGGAGCTCATGTGGAACGTCGGGGTCGATGCCCTCTAGATCATCCTCATGGTCTGCTACCCATCGCGCGATCTGGGCACGGAGCTCTCCGAGTTCTGTTCCGAGGTGTTCCTGTCGTACTCGCTCCGCCTTCTCGCCCGGAGCCTGACGCCTCATCGGGATGACAACCGACCGATCCTCCAGCGTCGAAGGCAACTTGCCGATCAGCGCGATGGCCTTTGGTCCCCACGTCGAGAAGACCTTCGGCTCGTGGTTGTCGCCAACGGTGCGGATCACGACGGCGTTGGCACGAGTGTGGCCGGAGTTGAGCACGCCGCGCAGCTCGTCACTCTTGGCGAGGAAACTATCCGCCTCGTCGATCAGCAGCGTGGGAGTGTAGTGCTCAATGGAACGAAACAGGGCAGCCGATGTAATGTTCGACGCAGGGAGGGACTTTCGCACAAGTGCGCCGAGGACGATGAGGACAGTCGTCTTCCCGCAACGTTTCTCGGGACTGAGCAGTGCGATGATAGGTGAAATGTAACTGGCCGCGATGGCGTACGTGTGTATTGTCCAAAGCGCCAACGCGACAGCCGCACCATCAACAAGGACGATGAACTTCTCGAAAGTGCGAACCAAATCATCGAGAAGTTTCGTCCCATCAACGGGCTCTTGATGGGGCTCAGGGTCAGATAGAAACCCGTGATGTCCGGGGAGGTC is drawn from bacterium and contains these coding sequences:
- a CDS encoding DUF3631 domain-containing protein, producing GDGSIWMFGKGKPVAYGLDRLGAVREAGYLILVEGESDCWTLWHHGFPAIGIPGAGMTKVLRVDNLENIPRILVCQEPGRGGETFVAGVAKQLRNLKWKGDLFVFSLTGCKDPNELHRVDPERFTPTFQSALDGAERLEFTNPASDADVGASIEIDRVVTSSGLDKLTKNSTPRQIDESLREFVARLEGSDDLLRAVARVTAIKQLQRIKSGAPAKLVDAAFKTLRESTDHRDLPGHHGFLSDPEPHQEPVDGTKLLDDLVRTFEKFIVLVDGAAVALALWTIHTYAIAASYISPIIALLSPEKRCGKTTVLIVLGALVRKSLPASNITSAALFRSIEHYTPTLLIDEADSFLAKSDELRGVLNSGHTRANAVVIRTVGDNHEPKVFSTWGPKAIALIGKLPSTLEDRSVVIPMRRQAPGEKAERVRQEHLGTELGELRAQIARWVADHEDDLEGIDPDVPHELHDRAQDNWRPLLGIADAAGGDWPERARRAALDLNRSDREGDSTPGVQLLSDLRDLFEGRGVDRMSSEQIVAVLTKMEDRPWPEWRRGQPLTQSGLARLLKRYDIRPRT